The genomic stretch TGCCGGGCCGCCGCCGGCACCTCGGCGAGGGTGGCGTACACGGTCGGTTCTCCGCCGCCCTCGGGGCCGCGTGTGCAGACCAGCCGGAGTGCGCCCTCCACCTCGGCGGGCCAGCCGGCGGCGACGTCGTCGAGCAACTCCACCAGGTCGGCGTCGGGGGGCAGGGGCAGCTCGACGGCGACCGCGCCGGCCCGCAGCCGGGCCAGGTGCTCCAGCCGCAGCCACGGCCGACCGTCGCGCAGGTGCATGGTCTCGAACAGCCCGTCGCCGTGCAGGACGCCGAGGTCGTCGCCGCGCAGCAGCGGCTCGCCGAGCGGTCGCAGGCCCTGGCCCAGTACGCCGATCCGCGACGCCACCATGGGGGCCGAGCATAGTGCCCGACGCCCGCGCCGGGAGGTTCGCGCACCAGCGAACTATGATCGGAGAGTGTCCGAATCCTCCCTGGCGGAACTGCTCCGCGCCCGTGGGCTGCGGCTGGAGCGGCTCGGCCTGGTCACCCACACCCACCTCTCGCACGGTTCGCCGACCGATCACGCCGCCGGTGAGGACCAGCACGTCCACCTGGTCTGCCGGGAGTGCGGCGCGATCGACGAGATGGCATCCGAGCTGCTGCGCCCGCTGGCCGACCAGTCGGCGGCCGAGCGGGGCTTCCGGGTCGACATCGGCCACGTCTCCTTCTTCGGGTTGTGCGAGCGGTGCGGAGACGGAAACGGGGGCCAGAAATGATCGACATCGCGGGTGCGGTGGCTGTCGAGAGCATCGACGAGGCCAGCCGGGATCAGCCGGACCCGGCCCACGCGGCGGCCGGCGTACGGTCGGTGGCCGCGCACTACGGCGACCCGATGCGCGAGCAACGCCTGCTGGACACCGAGGTCGGTCTGGTGGACCGCTCGCACCGGGCTGTCGTCGCGGTGCCGGGCGCGGAGCGGATCTCCTGGCTGCACACCCTGACCACCCAGCACCTGGCCGAGCTGGGGCCCTGGCAGGGCACCGAGCTGCTGGTGCTCTCGCCGCACGGGCACGTCGAGCAGCACGCCATGGTGACCGAGGACGGTGACACCACCTGGCTGGACACCGAGCCCGGCGCCACCGAGGGCCTGTTGGGCTACCTGGAGAAGATGCGCTTCTTTAGCCAGGTCGAGCCCCGCGACGCCACCGCCGAGTACGCGCTGCTGTCGCTGGTCGGGCCGAAGACGCCCGACGCGGTGGCCCTGCTGGGCGTGCCGCCGCTCGCCGGGCCCGAGGTGATCGGCGTACCGGGTGCCAAGTTCCGTGCCGGTGAGCTGCCCGCCCGCCCGACCGCCCGGTACGACGTCAAGCCGCTGCCCGACGGCGGCTGGGCCCGGCGCGGGCCGTTGGGCGTGGACCTGCTGGTGCCCCGGCCCGCGATGGACGAGCTGGTGACCCGGCTGCGCGACGGCGGGGTGCCGCCCGCCGGCCTGTGGGCGTACGAGGCGGTGCGGGTGGCCGCCCGCCGGGCCCGGGTCGGCGTCGACACCGACCACCGGACCATCCCCGCCGAGGTGGATCTGATCGCCCCCGCCGTGCACCTCGACAAGGGCTGCTACCGGGGGCAGGAGACGGTCGCCCGGGTGCACAACATGGGTCGTCCGCCGCGGCGCCTGGTCCTGCTGCACCTGGACGGGGTGACCACCGACCAACTTCCGGCCGCCGGTACCCCGGTCACGTCGGGCGACCGGACGGTCGGCTTCGTCGGCACCGCCGTGCACCACCACGAGCAGGGCCAGATCGCGCTGGCCGTGGTGAAGCGCTCGGTCTCCGACGACACGACACTGCGGGTCGGCGAGAGCACCGCCGCCATCGACCCACAGTGATGTAAGGAAGGGCCCCCTACTAACGCCTGCGGTAGAGGAAGGGACCCCTGCTAACACCGACGGACCCCTGCTGACACCCGGACCCGGGCCGGGGGTTCTAGGATCGCCGGCATGACAACAGCGACGTTGATCACGGTTGCCCCCACCGGCGCGGAGTCGGCCAAGACGGAGGTGCCGGCGCTGCCGGTGACCCTGGACGAGCTGCTGCTCACCGCCAAGGAGTGCGAGGCGCTGGGTGCCTCCGTGATCCACGTCCACATCCGCGACGGCGAGGCACGCCCGACCCTGGACCAGGGGCGGCTGCGGGAGACCGTGGCGGCGCTGCGGGAGAGCACCGACCTGATCGTGCAGCTCTCCACCGGCGGGACGGTCACCGATCCGGAGGCCGACCGGCTGGCCGTGCTGGAGGCGGGACCGGACATGGCCTCGTGCGCCATGGGCACGGTCAACTTCGGCGACGACGTCTTCCTCAACCGCTGGGAGTTCATCGTCGACCTGCACACCCGGATGCAGGAGCGCGGGGTCGTGCCCGAGTACGAGATCTTCGACCTCGGCCACCTGACCGCGTTGCAGCGGCTGCTCGGCCGGTACGGGCTGCCGCACGGCGGGCACGTGCACGTCGACTTCGTGATGGGTGTGCCGGGCGGCATGCCGGGCACCACGGCGGCCCTGGTCGCGGCCCAGCAGATGCTGCGGGACCTGCCGGAGGGGACCACGTTCTCGGCGACCGGTGTCGGCCGCACCACGATCCCGGTGCTGCTCGCCTCGCTGTCGACCGGTGGCCACCTGCGGGTC from Micromonospora craniellae encodes the following:
- a CDS encoding Fur family transcriptional regulator, encoding MSESSLAELLRARGLRLERLGLVTHTHLSHGSPTDHAAGEDQHVHLVCRECGAIDEMASELLRPLADQSAAERGFRVDIGHVSFFGLCERCGDGNGGQK
- the ygfZ gene encoding CAF17-like 4Fe-4S cluster assembly/insertion protein YgfZ → MIDIAGAVAVESIDEASRDQPDPAHAAAGVRSVAAHYGDPMREQRLLDTEVGLVDRSHRAVVAVPGAERISWLHTLTTQHLAELGPWQGTELLVLSPHGHVEQHAMVTEDGDTTWLDTEPGATEGLLGYLEKMRFFSQVEPRDATAEYALLSLVGPKTPDAVALLGVPPLAGPEVIGVPGAKFRAGELPARPTARYDVKPLPDGGWARRGPLGVDLLVPRPAMDELVTRLRDGGVPPAGLWAYEAVRVAARRARVGVDTDHRTIPAEVDLIAPAVHLDKGCYRGQETVARVHNMGRPPRRLVLLHLDGVTTDQLPAAGTPVTSGDRTVGFVGTAVHHHEQGQIALAVVKRSVSDDTTLRVGESTAAIDPQ
- a CDS encoding BKACE family enzyme — encoded protein: MTTATLITVAPTGAESAKTEVPALPVTLDELLLTAKECEALGASVIHVHIRDGEARPTLDQGRLRETVAALRESTDLIVQLSTGGTVTDPEADRLAVLEAGPDMASCAMGTVNFGDDVFLNRWEFIVDLHTRMQERGVVPEYEIFDLGHLTALQRLLGRYGLPHGGHVHVDFVMGVPGGMPGTTAALVAAQQMLRDLPEGTTFSATGVGRTTIPVLLASLSTGGHLRVGMEDTITYAKGRPVESNMQLVARAVGFAQLAQRPPMTTADARELLGM